The region GCATTACCGCCAGTAACTTAATCACCACGGTGAGCCCAACTTATGCGCAAGAGATTCAGTCTGATGCATACGGCGAGGGGCAAGATTGGTTGTTACGTCAGCGACACGAACAGATTTGGGGCATTTTGAATGGTATCGACGAGGAGGTATGGAATCCCCAAACTGATCGCTTTTTAGCACCACACCACTATTCCGCAGAGGATTTATCTAATAAAGCGATCCTCAAGCAGCGTCTGCAAGAGCGCATGGGTTTACCGCAAGAGAAGGAGCATCCGATTTTGGCGATGGTTTCGCGTTTGGTTTCCCAGAAAGGTGCCGAGTTACTCCTTGGCGATTGGGGCGTACTGCAACGACTGATGCATTATCATCCTAAGGTGCAAGTGGTGATCATTGGTACGGGGGAGGCGGGCTTGGAGGATGGGCTTCGCGCCTTTGCCCAGCGCTATCCGGAACAAATTTCGGTGCATATCACTTTTGATGAACCACTCTCTCATTTGGTAGAGGCCGGTGCAGACTTCTTTTTGATGCCCTCTCGTTACGAACCTTGTGGCCTCAATCAGATGTATAGTTTGCGTTATGGAACACTACCCATAGTGCGTAGAACTGGTGGCCTGGCCGATACCGTAGAGGCATATCGCGTGGAGGACGGTGCGGGGACAGGCTGGCTCTTTAATGATTATAATGTGGATGGTTTTTGGTGGGCGGTTAACTATGCGGTAGAGACCTATTATCAGCGCCCTGAGCATATCCAACAGATGCGTAAGCGCGCGATGGCACAGGATTTTTCGTGGAAAAAGAGCGCCGAACTCTACGATCGCGCCTACGATCAAGCAATCAGTTATCGCCGAGGCAATTAATGGGGATAGGTCTCGATAAACCAGCGCACGTAATTGGTTATGCCTTGTTGAAAGTTGATTTGGGCGCGCCAGCCTAGATCAACTTCTATTTTTTTTGCATCGATGGCATAGCGATAATCATGTCCCAAGCGATCGGCTACGGGTGTGATGAGAGCGTAGAGATCCTCAACAGGAACGGTTTGTTGATTGGCTACTATCTGACACAATAAGTGAAGCAAGTCTTTATTAGAATAAGGATTATTTGCTCCGATATTGTAGCTTTCCCCAATTTTCCCCATCTGGAGAATGCACCAAATCGCCCGTACGTGATCTTCCACATGGAGCCAATCACGCAGGTGGCTACCATCGCCATAGAGCGGAAGGGATTTACGTTGAAGTAATCCTGCCAGCATGCGCGGAATAAATTTCTCCTGATGCTGATACGCACCATAATTATTTGTCGCATGGCTCATGGTGATAGGCAAGCCATAAGTGTGACGATACGCCCAAACCAGATGATCGCTACTGGCCTTGCTAGCGCTGTAGGGATTATTGGGGTGGTAGGGCGATTGCTCGGTGAAGGCCGGCTCATCTTCATGCAGTGAGCCAAAGACCTCGTCAGTGCTGACATGGTGGAGGTAAATGTGGGGGTTGTTCTGTCGAATTGCCTCAAGAATCGTGAATGTTCCCATCACATTGCTCTGCATAAAAGCCGACGGTGCATTGATGCTGCGATCGACATGACTCTCGGCGGCCAGATGGCAAATCGTATCGATAGAATACTCTTGAAGAATTTGTTCAACTAAGCGAAGATCACTAATGTCGCCTTGGATAAAGTGATAGCGATCGGTCGGCATCTCCACAAGCGCGTGCGGTTGAGAGGCGTAGGTCAGTTTATCGATATTAATGATAACGCCAGTAAATCCACTTTTGGGGGAGAGTAAGTAACGAATGAGGTTGACCCCAATAAAGCCACAACCACCAGTAATCAGGAGATGTCGGATAGCGCGCACCGCTTAATTGCCTCGCATTTTGGCTTGAATCTTGGGAAGCGAGGCGAGGATATCGGCAACAATTTTGAGGAATTCTTCGGGTACCTCATCACCAATCTCCACGGTCGCATAGAGTGCGCGCGCCAGCGGGCGATTTTCGACTAAAGGCACATCATTAGCTTGCGCAATTTCTCGAATTTTTAGAGCCATAAGATCCTCGCCTTTAGCGGTAACACGAGGAGCAGGCGCGCCCCAAGTATACTCCAGCGCGACCGAAAAGTGTGTCGGGTTGGTGATAATGACGTCGGCTTTGGGCACGTTTTGGATCATGCTACTGCGCAAAAGCTCCATCATGCGTTGACGCATCAATGACTTGACGTGCGGGTTACCCATATCTTCTTTCATCTCGTCTTTGATCTCTTGCTTCGTCATCTTGATGGTCTCTTTAAATTGATGGCGTTGAAACATAAAGTCGATAATTGCCAGCGCCAGCATAAAGATGCTGACAATCAGCATCATAATAAAGATACGGGAGATCAAAAAAGTACTTATCTGCGAAATTGAACTATAGGCCGCCACCGAGAGCTTGTTAATCGAACTAGAGATCGTCAAGTAGCCGACAAACCCGATGATGATAACCTTAAAAATTGATTTAAAAAGATTATAAATAGCTTCGATGGAGAGGAATGTTTTACTTATGTATTTTGCGAAGTTGGGTGCAATTTTTTTGAAGTCGGGCTTAATGGCTTTTGGTGCATAGACAAAGCCTACTTGTAGCGCCATGGAGACAAACGCAACGATAAAAGTCGTGGCAAAGATAGGGCCAACGCTACGAAAGTAGTAGCTGTAAAACGCCGATCCCAAATTGCCGCTAAGATTAGGTTGTTCGATACGGCTAGGGTGATCGGTGAGCTGGGAGAAGTAGAAGTGCATCATCTCGGCAAGCAATCTTACCATGTATTTACCAAAGAAGGCTAATGTCAATAGAGCGACAAAGAGTGTAAGTGCTTGGGTAAGGTCGGCACTCTTGGCAACTTTACCTTCTTCGCGTGATTTGCGCTTTTTACGATCCGTGGGATCTTCGGTGCGTCCCTCGTCTTCGGCTTTGGCAAAGTGCTGGAGCGAAAACCATGTCAAGGTGTCGGCAGGACGATGTAAAGATGTATATTGCTTATCTTGTTCAATCATCAACGCATCCCCAAAATAATCGATCCAATGACCTCCCACGTGCGATCAAGAATCGAGGAAAAGAGGTTGAATAGTGCTGGAATCGTGATGATGAGCATAAAGAGTCCCAAAGAGATCTGGATAGGAAAACCCACCATCAGGAGGTTCATCTGTGGGGCGGCCTTCGCCATCAAACCCATCGTTACACTAAGCATAAAGAGTGCGCCAATAATGGGCAGTGCCATCAAGAGGGCTTGCCCAAAGGTCATCGCCATGGCTTGAATCATCGTTTGGCTAAGCGATTCTGGGGAAAAGAGAAAGGTGGATGCATTAAGGTGTAAAAAGCTTCCCTCTACCCCAATAAGGAAGAGTTTCTGGAGTCCGAAGGTCTGCAAAAAGATAAAGAATGCGCCCAAATTGAGAAATTGTCCCACTAGTGCCGACTCGCTATTGGTGAGGGGATCGAACATCTCGGCGGCGGCAAAACCCATCTGTATGGAGAACATTTGGGCAATCAATTCAAAGAGCATAAAGATCATCACCAGATAAAACCCAATAATCAAGCCAATAATCACCTCGGCAGTAAGGAGGAGAAAGAAGTCGATGTACCCCGTGGGTACGGGATAGCCACGGCTTTGTAGAATCGGTAAAACCAATGTCGCAGTAAAGAAGGCCAAGCCCGCTCTCACCGCATAAGGAATCCCTTGCGAGGAGATGACGGGGGCGATTTGTATCATCGCAAAGACTCTTGCGAAGATCAAAAAGAGCAGGGGAAGCGTACTTTCGGAGAGCACTTTAGTGTAACCTCATGGTTAAGAGAGCGTTGAGATCATCGAAAAGAGGGAGATGGTATACTCACGTAGCGTCTGCATCATCCATGGGAAGAAGAGCGCAAGCGTTAAGAAGATAGCGATAATTTTGGGAACAAAGGTTAGCGTTTGATCTTGAATGCTCGTAGTCGCCTGAAAGATGGAGAGGATGAGACCCACCACCGCGCCAATAATTAAGACAGGTGCTGCCAACATCAGCACTTGCATCACCGCTTCGCGAAAGAGCGCAACAATGGTAACTTCTGATATCATTTAATTATACCTCCCTAGCCACCTGGAAAAAAGCTTCGAATCAACTGTTCGGCTAGTAAACTCCAGCCATCAACCATCACAAAGAGAATCAGTTTAAAGGGCATCGAAATCATCACCGGCGGTAACATAATCATACCCATCGCCATTAATGCGGATGCGACGACCATATCGATAATAATAAAGGGAATATAGATATAGATACCCATTTTAAATGCCTCGGTAAGCTCGTGGAGGATAAAGGCGGGGATAAGAATATAGGTAGGAATATCTGCCAGCGAGGTGGGTGCAGGAAGCCCTCGTAAACGCATAAAGAGTTGGATATTGGTGGGGTTTTTGCGCACTTGTTCAAACATAAAGCGACGCAAGGGAGCCTCGGCTTGCACGTACATTTGACTAGCGGTCATCTCTCCTCGCCCTGCAGGGGCGATGGCTTGGTTGTAGACCTCACTAAAGGTAGGCCACATAATGAGGATGGTCATAAAGAGCGCTAACCCGTTAATGACCTGCGTGGGTGGCGATTGCTGGAGGCTAAGCGCGCGTTTAACAAAGTCGAGCACAATGGAGATACGTAAAAAGCTGGTCATGAGGATGATAAAAGATGGTGCAAGGCTCAAGACCGCCAAGAGGAGCATGATCTGGACACTAAAGGCCATCTCACTGCCCGATTGGGGTTGTGTAACACTGAAACCGATATTTGGAATAGGGATTTGCCCACCCGGAACGCCATCATCGGAGAGGGGGATATCAAAGTTTTGCGCTGAAACAAGGGGCGTGAAAAAGATAAGAAAGAGGAAGAGGTGAATGAATTTATTCATGATTATTCTTCTCCTGATGAGAGGGGTTGTGCAAACGCGAGGTGTAATCCTTCAAAAAATCTTTGTTTCTCGTCGGTGATGAGGTAATTTCCTCTGGAGTATTGGCATCGTTTTTTTGGATTTTGCCTTTGAGCATCTGGAAAAAACGCTCTTGAACCGGCGCCTCTTTTTTTGCTTGTGCAAGCCTAATAAGATCGCGCTGTTCTTGATCGGTGATCTCCCCAATGGGGGTGATGTTCTCCCCGACTCCCACGATAAAGAGACGATCGGCAATCTCAATGATGCTGATTGCATTACCAGCCTTTATGGAACGTGTCTCTAAGATTTGGATGTGCGAGCTAACTTGTGCCTCTTTTCCCGTAAGTTTACGCAAGAAGAAAATGGTAAGATAGACCAAGCCAAGGACAAAAATCAGCGCTAAAATCGCTTGCACTAACGCCATAAAGCCACTTTGTGCAAGAGGACGCACCTCCCCTTGCGAGCCGGTTAGTGGCTCAAGCAGGAGCGTTTGCTCATTGGAAACCTCAGAAGCTTCTGGTGGAGAAGCTTCTGATTGCGCACAGAGAGGCAAGGTAACCATCAAGAGCATCGCTAGCATCAAGAATTTACGCAAGAAGAGCGAAAAAACGTTCATCATGGCTATCGATCGGTTAATTTGTCTGCACCCGAGAGGATTTCTGTAATACGCACACCAAAGTTTTCGTCGATAACTACAACCTCTCCCTTAGCGATACGGTTGTGGTTTACCAAGATGTCAACAGGCTCACCGGCAAGTTTATCCAGCTCGATGATAGTTCCCTCTCCAATGCTTAAGATATCTTTAATAGGCTGACGGGTACGTCCAAGTTCGACGGTAACCTCCATCATTACGTCCATGAGTAGACCGATGTTTTTGGTCTCTTGTGGAGCACTTCCACTTACTAAGTTAGGCAAACTGACCCCCTGTACAACTGGTGTTGGTTGATTGAGTGTTGAATAGCCAACAACATTGGCTTGTGATTGACCAGAGAGAGAAGCTCCGGTTTGTTGATGACTATTGGCAAGGTAGGCTTCTTCTTTGGGTAGCGCAGAGGCTTTGGGTTGCGAGAGTTTGTCGATGAGTTGTGGATCGATGATGGTGTAGAGGCTGATAGCCTCGCTCTCGATATTGAGGGTGTAGGAGACGAAGATAAAGTCATCAGAAGGTAGGCGCGCTAAGCCTGCGTCCATAAATTGAACATTAACTGGCGTTGCTTCGAGCGTTTGCCCTAGCTTTTCACTGATGGCTTGTGTCGTTTGGTCGGAGAGTGCCGTGAGAAACTCTGCGAGCGCAGAAGTGGAGATAACCTCAGAGTCAACATGCTCTTTTTGACCGGTAAGCTCCTCGGTAAGTTTGGTTGCTTCATTGGCATCAAAGAGGTAGTGATGATTACACTCTAGCACGCCAGAGAAAGAGGCAACAGCATCGATGATCTTCTCATTAAAACGTTCGAGAAAGTCGGCTTTATTGCTACTTTTTACGTCGGCAAGCGTTACGGAAATATTTTTATCCGCCATGGTTTTGAGCGTAACTTCGATATTATCCACCAAGGGACTGAAGAGCTCTTTTATGGTGTTTAAGGTCTCTGTTGAAAAGAGCTCTTCTTGTTTGTGGTTTTCTGCAGCGCCCATGAGTAGGGCATTGATTTCGTCTTGAGATAGAGATCCGTCTCCCATCATATCTAATCATCCTCCCGATCTGATGCGATGAGCTCGTCGAACTCTTCGCTATGAATTTCTTCTAATTTATGTGTAATTTGCACAGAGACACGTCGACCAACGACTCCTGGACGGCACTCGAATTTGGATCGATCGCCAATTTTAAGAATAAGCGGGCTACTGGACTTAACATGAGGTAAACGTAGGAGATCGCCGAGCTTGAGCGCCATGATGTCGCGCATAGGGATATCGACACGTCCAATTTCGGCGACAATATCCACATTAATACGTGAGAGCTTCTCTTTAAGAGTGGTTAAATTTTCGGTAGTAAAGCCACGCCTTACCGATGCATACCAATATTGTGCCGAGAGCTTACTAATAATAGGTTCGATGGTGAGATAGGGGATACAGAAGTTCATCATGCCCTCAATCTCTTCGATTTTGGTCTCCATCGTTACTAAAATAACCATCTCGCTAGGTGGCACGATTTGTGCAAATTGCGGATTGGTCTCAATTTGTCCAAGGCGCGCGCGTAGCTCGATGACCTGACTCCAAGCCTCTTTCATATTACTTAGCAGGCGTGTAACGATACCACCAAGAACTGCTACTTCAATTTCGGTGAGTTCGCGGTTGATCTTACTGCTCTCACCCGTACCACCAAAGAGGCGATCGATGATGGAGAAGGTGATGGAGGGGTCAATCTCTAGGATAGCAGAACCTTTAAGGGGATCCATGTTGATGACCGAGAGGGCGGTAGGGTTTGGGATGGATCGCAAGAACTCCTCGTAGGTGAGCTGGTCGACAGAGGCGACGTGCACACTGACAAGGGCGCGTAGCTGTGCCGATAGGCTGGTGCTAGCTAAGCGCGAGAAAGTTTCGTGCATGATGGAGACAGTGCGAATTTGCTCCTTGCTAAATTTATCGGGGCGCTTGAAGTCGTATATTTTTATGCTCCGATTGCGCTTTGCCTCGAGGGGGGTGCGGACATTCTCATCCATACCAGAACTGCTACCTGCAGAAAAAGTGGTGAGTAATTGGTCTATTTCATCTTGCGAAAGAACTTCAGTCATTTGCTCGTTTTCCTATTCTTGGTTTTTAGCGATTAATTGAATTTAGCTAAAGTCGATGATCTTCTCGGTAAAGATGACATCGGTAACCTGCCCTTGACTTAAGATGTTATTGACTTGATTACGTAGTTCAGCTTTGAGAGCATCTTCGCGCTCTGGGGTGAGGTTTTCTACTTTTTGAGAGCTGAAGAACTGGCGTAATAGGTCTTGTAGCTGTGGGGTGCGACGAGCGAGTTCGGCGATGGTCTTCTCATCTCCAGGGCGATAGCCAAGGCGAACGTCAATCATGAAGGTACGTCCTACGCGATCGGAAGTGCGGCCACGCACTTTGATAACATCAGCATATTCGTGATTACCGGGGGGATGGTAGATCTCACTAGCGTCTTGGAGTGCTTGGGTTTGCGCGCCTTTATCCATTACGTTGTAGGTGATAACACTTACGACAACAATAAAGAGAATCGCGCCGATAATACCGGCAATAAAGGCAAGGATTTTGATAATACCGCCTGCCATCGAACCGCCAAGGCTTAAGCGCCCTTTTTTCTTTTTACCACCTGCTTCTGCAACATCGTCCATATCGTTCATGAGATTTGTATCGGACATTTAACGCCTCCTGTATCAATTAACTAACTTCTATTCTACTAAAAAAAGCTTCTCTTTGTAAATATCGGCTAGGTCGATAAGCTTCATGAGCATCTTTGACCAAAAAAAATAAAATCGCCAAAATTTTTCTGGTAAAAGGATAAAACCACGTAATAGGAGCGGTTTATTTATGGTAAAGCTATTTTTTATTCTCCATGAACATAAGAAATATCGCTAATTTTTTGTGATTTTTTTTCAAAAAGCCTTGCATAACCACCCCAAAAAAGCGTATTATTAAAATCGGGGGAGAAGGGGATAGTCTATTTACCCACCCCTAATGGAAGAGATCCAGATAAACTGTTGTTAAGGGGGAGATACGATGCGTGATCAAAAAGAAAAATTCGATTATAACCAGTCACAGCCCCTTGAAAAGACGCATATCGATTTGAAAAAAATTGACTTTAACCACCTCCTCAACGACTCACTACTACAAAGTAGTCGTCAAGTAGCAGAAAAACC is a window of Entomospira culicis DNA encoding:
- the glgA gene encoding glycogen synthase GlgA, translated to MKKILFVSSELVPFAKSGGLGDMVSSLAIALAKLGHDVRVVIPRYYHISRDDLQRHPAPLGVPLGWSQEWCAIYEGHLPRSSVPVYFLDHEGYFGRSGIYGATPSSSFDDNFARFSLLSRGAFQLCKALQWFPDVMHAHDWPTALVPVYLNTWEREGDFAPTASVFTIHNLGYQGWFPKADLFYAQIGWHDFLMQGLEALDSINLMKAGITASNLITTVSPTYAQEIQSDAYGEGQDWLLRQRHEQIWGILNGIDEEVWNPQTDRFLAPHHYSAEDLSNKAILKQRLQERMGLPQEKEHPILAMVSRLVSQKGAELLLGDWGVLQRLMHYHPKVQVVIIGTGEAGLEDGLRAFAQRYPEQISVHITFDEPLSHLVEAGADFFLMPSRYEPCGLNQMYSLRYGTLPIVRRTGGLADTVEAYRVEDGAGTGWLFNDYNVDGFWWAVNYAVETYYQRPEHIQQMRKRAMAQDFSWKKSAELYDRAYDQAISYRRGN
- the rfbB gene encoding dTDP-glucose 4,6-dehydratase, which translates into the protein MRAIRHLLITGGCGFIGVNLIRYLLSPKSGFTGVIINIDKLTYASQPHALVEMPTDRYHFIQGDISDLRLVEQILQEYSIDTICHLAAESHVDRSINAPSAFMQSNVMGTFTILEAIRQNNPHIYLHHVSTDEVFGSLHEDEPAFTEQSPYHPNNPYSASKASSDHLVWAYRHTYGLPITMSHATNNYGAYQHQEKFIPRMLAGLLQRKSLPLYGDGSHLRDWLHVEDHVRAIWCILQMGKIGESYNIGANNPYSNKDLLHLLCQIVANQQTVPVEDLYALITPVADRLGHDYRYAIDAKKIEVDLGWRAQINFQQGITNYVRWFIETYPH
- the flhB gene encoding flagellar biosynthesis protein FlhB translates to MGGHWIDYFGDALMIEQDKQYTSLHRPADTLTWFSLQHFAKAEDEGRTEDPTDRKKRKSREEGKVAKSADLTQALTLFVALLTLAFFGKYMVRLLAEMMHFYFSQLTDHPSRIEQPNLSGNLGSAFYSYYFRSVGPIFATTFIVAFVSMALQVGFVYAPKAIKPDFKKIAPNFAKYISKTFLSIEAIYNLFKSIFKVIIIGFVGYLTISSSINKLSVAAYSSISQISTFLISRIFIMMLIVSIFMLALAIIDFMFQRHQFKETIKMTKQEIKDEMKEDMGNPHVKSLMRQRMMELLRSSMIQNVPKADVIITNPTHFSVALEYTWGAPAPRVTAKGEDLMALKIREIAQANDVPLVENRPLARALYATVEIGDEVPEEFLKIVADILASLPKIQAKMRGN
- the fliR gene encoding flagellar biosynthetic protein FliR, producing the protein MLSESTLPLLFLIFARVFAMIQIAPVISSQGIPYAVRAGLAFFTATLVLPILQSRGYPVPTGYIDFFLLLTAEVIIGLIIGFYLVMIFMLFELIAQMFSIQMGFAAAEMFDPLTNSESALVGQFLNLGAFFIFLQTFGLQKLFLIGVEGSFLHLNASTFLFSPESLSQTMIQAMAMTFGQALLMALPIIGALFMLSVTMGLMAKAAPQMNLLMVGFPIQISLGLFMLIITIPALFNLFSSILDRTWEVIGSIILGMR
- the fliQ gene encoding flagellar biosynthesis protein FliQ, producing MSEVTIVALFREAVMQVLMLAAPVLIIGAVVGLILSIFQATTSIQDQTLTFVPKIIAIFLTLALFFPWMMQTLREYTISLFSMISTLS
- the fliP gene encoding flagellar type III secretion system pore protein FliP (The bacterial flagellar biogenesis protein FliP forms a type III secretion system (T3SS)-type pore required for flagellar assembly.) translates to MNKFIHLFLFLIFFTPLVSAQNFDIPLSDDGVPGGQIPIPNIGFSVTQPQSGSEMAFSVQIMLLLAVLSLAPSFIILMTSFLRISIVLDFVKRALSLQQSPPTQVINGLALFMTILIMWPTFSEVYNQAIAPAGRGEMTASQMYVQAEAPLRRFMFEQVRKNPTNIQLFMRLRGLPAPTSLADIPTYILIPAFILHELTEAFKMGIYIYIPFIIIDMVVASALMAMGMIMLPPVMISMPFKLILFVMVDGWSLLAEQLIRSFFPGG
- a CDS encoding FliO/MopB family protein; amino-acid sequence: MNVFSLFLRKFLMLAMLLMVTLPLCAQSEASPPEASEVSNEQTLLLEPLTGSQGEVRPLAQSGFMALVQAILALIFVLGLVYLTIFFLRKLTGKEAQVSSHIQILETRSIKAGNAISIIEIADRLFIVGVGENITPIGEITDQEQRDLIRLAQAKKEAPVQERFFQMLKGKIQKNDANTPEEITSSPTRNKDFLKDYTSRLHNPSHQEKNNHE
- the fliN gene encoding flagellar motor switch protein FliN: MMGDGSLSQDEINALLMGAAENHKQEELFSTETLNTIKELFSPLVDNIEVTLKTMADKNISVTLADVKSSNKADFLERFNEKIIDAVASFSGVLECNHHYLFDANEATKLTEELTGQKEHVDSEVISTSALAEFLTALSDQTTQAISEKLGQTLEATPVNVQFMDAGLARLPSDDFIFVSYTLNIESEAISLYTIIDPQLIDKLSQPKASALPKEEAYLANSHQQTGASLSGQSQANVVGYSTLNQPTPVVQGVSLPNLVSGSAPQETKNIGLLMDVMMEVTVELGRTRQPIKDILSIGEGTIIELDKLAGEPVDILVNHNRIAKGEVVVIDENFGVRITEILSGADKLTDR
- the fliM gene encoding flagellar motor switch protein FliM, whose amino-acid sequence is MTEVLSQDEIDQLLTTFSAGSSSGMDENVRTPLEAKRNRSIKIYDFKRPDKFSKEQIRTVSIMHETFSRLASTSLSAQLRALVSVHVASVDQLTYEEFLRSIPNPTALSVINMDPLKGSAILEIDPSITFSIIDRLFGGTGESSKINRELTEIEVAVLGGIVTRLLSNMKEAWSQVIELRARLGQIETNPQFAQIVPPSEMVILVTMETKIEEIEGMMNFCIPYLTIEPIISKLSAQYWYASVRRGFTTENLTTLKEKLSRINVDIVAEIGRVDIPMRDIMALKLGDLLRLPHVKSSSPLILKIGDRSKFECRPGVVGRRVSVQITHKLEEIHSEEFDELIASDREDD
- a CDS encoding flagellar basal body-associated FliL family protein, with the protein product MSDTNLMNDMDDVAEAGGKKKKGRLSLGGSMAGGIIKILAFIAGIIGAILFIVVVSVITYNVMDKGAQTQALQDASEIYHPPGNHEYADVIKVRGRTSDRVGRTFMIDVRLGYRPGDEKTIAELARRTPQLQDLLRQFFSSQKVENLTPEREDALKAELRNQVNNILSQGQVTDVIFTEKIIDFS